Proteins co-encoded in one Diprion similis isolate iyDipSimi1 chromosome 13, iyDipSimi1.1, whole genome shotgun sequence genomic window:
- the LOC124414059 gene encoding silk gland factor 1, with protein sequence MAMLQPQKLYSEAGGLGGAMTSGAMSSMGSMASTYSSINSMSCVPMGMPMGVGVGPSCSPQGTGGFTMSSMSSAMGVGGGGMGSYGPGSMGSACMNAVGYGPLTPGGGSGVVSRDTLSLTEPGSPTSALQRARSDKSYRRSYTHAKPPYSYISLITMAIQNAPSKMLTLSEIYQFIMDLFPFYRQNQQRWQNSIRHSLSFNDCFVKVARTPDKPGKGSFWTLHPESGNMFENGCYLRRQKRFKDSNKELSRQSNKQQQHPQQNHHNGTGQHSPSHEMSHGKKTPLQHHAGQPQADKDMHSLVGGHHHHHHIPTAGGIHHNHSSLKTDVTDIGGLLGNDLGATHDELAAMVGRNLHPHLLGDPASALHHGMSGSLKQEAPYTAASHPFSITRLLPGATAAGSPGSQETKSPELKMYEQLHQSYASYGSSPHHPHHSVPPGHHHHHNGMHAGPNGASGMHNMSNHHQDYYQSPLYHHASSVATSSAPPPPTSASATGL encoded by the coding sequence ATGGCGATGCTACAACCCCAAAAGCTCTACAGCGAGGCTGGTGGCCTTGGTGGAGCGATGACGAGTGGCGCGATGTCCAGCATGGGCAGCATGGCGTCCACCTACAGTTCAATAAACTCCATGAGTTGCGTGCCCATGGGCATGCCAATGGGGGTGGGAGTGGGTCCGAGCTGCAGCCCACAAGGGACCGGCGGTTTCACCATGAGCTCTATGAGCTCGGCCATGGGGGTTGGGGGTGGTGGCATGGGGAGTTACGGTCCCGGATCCATGGGGAGTGCCTGCATGAACGCCGTCGGTTATGGTCCGCTGACTCCGGGAGGTGGTTCGGGGGTAGTTTCGCGGGACACGCTCTCCTTGACGGAGCCGGGTTCGCCGACGTCGGCGTTGCAGCGAGCTCGATCGGACAAGTCCTACCGTCGGAGCTACACGCACGCGAAACCACCGTACTCTTACATAAGCCTGATAACCATGGCGATCCAGAATGCACCGTCGAAGATGCTTACACTCTCCGAGATATATCAGTTCATAATGGACCTCTTCCCGTTCTACCGACAGAACCAGCAGCGCTGGCAGAACTCCATCAGGCACTCGTTGAGCTTCAACGACTGCTTCGTCAAGGTCGCGAGGACTCCCGACAAGCCGGGTAAGGGATCCTTCTGGACCCTGCATCCTGAAAGTGGTAACATGTTCGAGAACGGATGCTACCTCAGGCGCCAGAAACGGTTCAAGGATTCCAACAAGGAGCTATCGAGGCAGTCCAacaagcagcagcagcaccctCAGCAGAACCACCACAACGGTACCGGGCAGCACAGTCCCTCCCATGAGATGAGCCATGGGAAGAAGACGCCGCTTCAGCATCACGCCGGTCAACCTCAGGCTGACAAGGACATGCACTCGCTGGTCGGGGgccaccatcaccatcaccacaTACCCACCGCCGGTGGTATCCACCATAATCACTCCTCCCTGAAGACCGATGTCACTGACATCGGTGGCCTCCTCGGCAACGACCTCGGCGCCACTCACGACGAACTGGCCGCTATGGTCGGGCGTAACCTCCACCCTCATCTTCTCGGTGATCCTGCGTCGGCTCTGCACCATGGGATGTCGGGTAGCCTGAAGCAGGAGGCACCCTACACAGCGGCCAGCCATCCATTCAGCATCACGAGGCTTTTGCCGGGCGCAACGGCCGCCGGATCACCTGGAAGTCAGGAGACCAAGTCCCCGGAGCTCAAGATGTACGAACAGCTTCATCAGAGCTACGCGAGCTACGGATCCTCCCCGCATCATCCGCACCATTCCGTACCTCCAGGACACCATCATCACCACAACGGCATGCACGCTGGACCCAATGGCGCCTCTGGCATGCACAACATGAGCAACCACCACCAGGACTACTATCAGAGTCCGCTTTATCACCACGCCAGTTCCGTTGCAACGTCGTCGGCTCCTCCGCCTCCGACGAGCGCTTCTGCCACTGGATTGTGA